One genomic region from Mesorhizobium terrae encodes:
- a CDS encoding phosphate/phosphite/phosphonate ABC transporter substrate-binding protein, which translates to MALALSTIALAPARAETTGKSGAFRIGILAEPGAGNTVPGLSQLTRAFSMALGQKVEFLVAPDYTALIEAQTVGRVDYAAYSAMAYAVVDEKCGCVEPLVAPTDADGAVGVRSVLVTRDDKLPSLAAMPSHRIAVAPRQNLAGWQLPRAELAGTPSAFAEGATFLERAETATEAEAMLADGRADAVFGWAPAGAASAETVSGGTVARLIEAGVPEAAIRVIWKSGLLRYGPHAVLKSIDPEAKRRLGVFLTNLKGQSPQIYDLLEPKHSGGFVAVGREDYAVARTILKAVSEAEPKADQGRDKVTP; encoded by the coding sequence ATGGCCCTGGCGCTCTCCACGATTGCCCTTGCGCCGGCTCGCGCCGAGACCACCGGTAAGAGCGGCGCCTTCCGCATTGGCATTCTGGCCGAGCCTGGAGCCGGCAACACCGTGCCGGGGCTGTCGCAACTGACGCGCGCCTTTTCGATGGCGCTCGGCCAGAAGGTCGAATTCCTGGTCGCGCCCGACTATACCGCCCTGATCGAGGCGCAGACCGTCGGCCGCGTCGACTATGCGGCCTATTCGGCCATGGCCTATGCCGTGGTTGACGAGAAATGCGGCTGCGTTGAACCGTTGGTCGCGCCGACCGACGCGGACGGTGCGGTGGGCGTACGGTCGGTGCTCGTCACGCGCGACGACAAATTACCCTCCTTGGCGGCAATGCCGTCCCATCGCATCGCCGTTGCGCCAAGGCAGAACCTTGCCGGTTGGCAATTGCCCAGGGCCGAGCTTGCCGGAACGCCCTCGGCTTTTGCCGAGGGGGCGACTTTCCTGGAACGCGCCGAAACAGCGACGGAAGCGGAGGCCATGCTGGCCGACGGGCGGGCGGACGCGGTCTTCGGCTGGGCGCCGGCCGGTGCCGCCAGCGCCGAAACTGTCTCCGGTGGCACGGTGGCAAGACTGATCGAAGCGGGCGTGCCGGAAGCGGCGATCCGGGTGATCTGGAAGTCCGGCCTGCTACGCTATGGCCCGCATGCCGTTCTCAAGAGCATCGACCCGGAAGCCAAGCGGCGGCTCGGCGTGTTCCTGACCAATCTGAAGGGGCAGTCGCCACAAATCTACGACCTTCTGGAGCCGAAGCATTCGGGCGGCTTCGTCGCGGTCGGGCGGGAAGATTACGCCGTCGCGCGAACCATTCTGAAGGCTGTCTCGGAGGCTGAGCCGAAAGCCGATCAAGGACGCGATAAGGTCACGCCTTAG
- a CDS encoding phosphopentomutase, translated as MARAFIFVLDSFGIGGASDAEAYGDAGADTFGHIAEACAAGKADQEGLRSGPLAVPNMAALGLGRAARTATGLSFPGAPAAPATFHGAAQEVSSGKDTPSGHWEIAALPVRFDWGYFPDTIPAFPTSLTEAMIREGKVPGILANRHAPGTGVIEDFGEEHIRTGMPICYTSVDSVLQIAAHEEHFGLERLYEFCKVVRRLVDPLKIGRVIARPFVGETRATFKRTPNRRDFAVPPPEPTLLDRLTARGSRVLAVGKIGDIFAHRGISDVRKAPNNMAMFDKALTAMDDAGDGDLVFANFVDFDTEFGHRRDVTGYAAALEAFDKRVPEALAKLKPGDLLILTADHGNDPTWRGTDHTRERIPVFGVAQGLKGGDIGLRLTFADIGETVAEHLGLPAGHYGTSFLPRLGANA; from the coding sequence ATGGCGCGCGCTTTCATTTTCGTGTTGGACTCCTTCGGCATCGGCGGTGCGTCAGACGCGGAGGCATATGGCGATGCCGGCGCCGACACGTTCGGCCACATTGCCGAGGCTTGCGCAGCCGGCAAGGCGGACCAGGAAGGGCTGCGCAGCGGGCCACTCGCCGTGCCCAACATGGCTGCTCTCGGGCTTGGTCGCGCTGCCAGAACCGCGACGGGGCTTTCCTTCCCTGGCGCGCCTGCGGCCCCCGCCACCTTCCATGGCGCGGCGCAGGAGGTTTCCAGCGGCAAGGACACGCCGTCCGGCCACTGGGAGATCGCCGCCCTGCCCGTGCGCTTCGACTGGGGCTATTTCCCGGATACCATCCCGGCCTTTCCGACTTCGCTCACCGAAGCGATGATCCGCGAAGGCAAGGTGCCTGGCATCCTCGCCAACCGGCACGCGCCGGGCACCGGCGTGATCGAGGATTTCGGCGAGGAACATATCCGCACCGGCATGCCGATCTGCTACACCTCCGTCGATTCCGTGCTGCAGATCGCGGCACATGAGGAGCATTTCGGCCTCGAACGGCTCTATGAATTCTGCAAGGTGGTGCGCCGGCTGGTCGACCCGCTCAAGATCGGCAGGGTCATCGCGCGGCCCTTCGTCGGCGAAACCCGCGCCACCTTCAAGCGTACGCCGAACCGCCGCGACTTCGCCGTTCCACCGCCCGAGCCGACGCTGCTCGACCGGCTGACCGCGCGCGGCAGCCGCGTGCTTGCCGTCGGCAAGATCGGGGACATCTTCGCCCATCGCGGCATCTCCGACGTGCGCAAGGCCCCCAACAACATGGCCATGTTCGACAAAGCGCTGACCGCCATGGACGACGCCGGCGACGGCGACCTCGTCTTCGCCAACTTCGTCGATTTCGACACCGAATTCGGTCATCGTCGCGATGTCACTGGCTATGCGGCTGCACTGGAGGCCTTCGACAAGCGCGTCCCAGAGGCTCTGGCGAAGCTGAAGCCCGGCGACCTCCTCATCCTGACCGCCGACCACGGCAACGACCCGACCTGGCGCGGCACCGACCATACACGCGAACGCATTCCGGTATTCGGAGTTGCCCAGGGCCTCAAGGGCGGCGATATCGGGCTCAGGCTGACCTTCGCCGACATCGGAGAGACGGTGGCCGAACATCTCGGCCTCCCCGCCGGCCACTACGGTACCTCATTCCTTCCCAGGCTTGGCGCCAATGCCTGA
- the mutM gene encoding bifunctional DNA-formamidopyrimidine glycosylase/DNA-(apurinic or apyrimidinic site) lyase, whose product MPELPEVETVRRGLQPTMEGARILAVEVRRPNLRFPFPERFAERLEGRLICALGRRAKYLTMHIEDGPTLICHLGMSGSFRVEQADGIDTPGEFQHERSKAAAHDHVVFHLAPAAGGKARVVFNDPRRFGFMLFGEGAVGDHPMLKDLGVEPTGNALDGPLLASLFEGRKAPLKAALLDQRLVAGLGNIYVSEALWRAGLLPTRSAGTIASNGKKAKDRSEKLAEAVRSVIADAIAAGGSSLKDYVQADGSLGYFQHSFAVYDREGQPCRKPGCGGHIERIVQSGRSTFYCRSCQE is encoded by the coding sequence ATGCCTGAACTTCCCGAGGTTGAGACCGTTCGGCGTGGGCTGCAGCCGACGATGGAAGGCGCCCGCATCCTCGCCGTCGAGGTCCGCCGGCCCAATCTGCGCTTTCCCTTTCCTGAACGCTTCGCGGAGCGCCTCGAAGGCCGGCTGATCTGCGCGCTCGGCCGCCGGGCCAAATATTTGACCATGCATATCGAGGATGGGCCAACGCTGATCTGCCATCTCGGCATGTCGGGCTCGTTTCGCGTCGAGCAAGCCGACGGCATCGACACTCCCGGCGAGTTCCAGCACGAGCGCTCCAAAGCTGCCGCCCACGACCATGTCGTTTTCCATCTTGCGCCCGCTGCCGGCGGTAAGGCGCGTGTGGTATTCAACGACCCACGCCGCTTCGGCTTCATGCTGTTTGGCGAAGGTGCGGTGGGCGACCATCCCATGCTGAAGGATCTTGGCGTCGAGCCGACTGGCAATGCGCTGGATGGTCCGCTGCTGGCTTCGCTCTTCGAGGGCCGAAAAGCACCTCTGAAGGCCGCGCTGCTCGACCAGCGGCTGGTTGCCGGCCTCGGCAACATCTATGTCTCGGAGGCGCTGTGGCGCGCCGGCCTTCTGCCTACGCGTTCCGCCGGCACCATCGCCAGCAACGGCAAGAAAGCGAAAGACCGGAGCGAGAAGCTTGCGGAGGCCGTCCGCTCGGTCATCGCGGACGCCATCGCCGCCGGCGGCTCCTCGTTGAAGGATTATGTGCAGGCCGACGGTTCGCTCGGCTATTTCCAGCATTCCTTCGCGGTCTATGACCGCGAGGGCCAGCCCTGCCGTAAACCCGGCTGCGGCGGGCATATCGAACGGATCGTGCAAAGCGGCCGCTCTACCTTCTATTGCCGCTCCTGCCAGGAGTAG